A region of Pseudomonas marginalis DNA encodes the following proteins:
- a CDS encoding Tim44 domain-containing protein, translating into MKRFLSIAMALCIGLTMSLDANAKRFGGGKSSGAAPTHQTSQMAPSAGAGGAAATAGAAGAAGAAAKAGGASRWLGPLAGIAAGGLLASMFMGGGFQGMQIFDILIMAVIAFLVFRFIAARRRKQQEQMAPAGAPMQREVFEQKPAMGSIFGGSAAPAAARPVINAPAWFNEERFVEAARSHFQSLQQHWDANEMDKISEFVTPQLLEFLKRERADLGDGFQSTYIDDLHVQLEGVDDRADKTIATLTFSGVSKTSRFDQGEVFSESWNMERAQGDNQPWLVAGIRQNG; encoded by the coding sequence ATGAAACGTTTTCTTAGCATCGCCATGGCGTTGTGCATCGGCCTGACGATGAGCCTCGACGCCAACGCCAAACGCTTCGGTGGCGGCAAAAGCTCGGGCGCGGCGCCGACTCACCAGACCAGCCAAATGGCTCCATCCGCCGGTGCCGGCGGTGCTGCCGCTACCGCAGGCGCAGCCGGTGCTGCCGGCGCCGCTGCCAAGGCCGGCGGTGCTTCGCGCTGGTTGGGCCCTCTGGCCGGTATCGCGGCCGGTGGCCTGCTCGCTTCCATGTTCATGGGCGGCGGCTTCCAGGGCATGCAGATCTTCGACATCCTGATCATGGCGGTCATCGCCTTCCTGGTCTTCCGTTTCATCGCCGCCCGTCGCCGCAAGCAGCAGGAGCAAATGGCTCCGGCCGGCGCGCCGATGCAGCGTGAAGTGTTCGAGCAGAAGCCAGCCATGGGTTCGATCTTCGGTGGTTCGGCAGCGCCTGCCGCAGCCCGCCCGGTGATCAACGCACCGGCGTGGTTCAACGAAGAGCGTTTCGTCGAAGCGGCCCGCAGCCACTTCCAGTCCCTGCAGCAGCACTGGGACGCCAACGAAATGGACAAGATCTCCGAGTTCGTGACCCCGCAACTGCTGGAGTTCCTCAAGCGCGAACGCGCCGACCTGGGCGACGGCTTCCAGTCGACCTATATCGACGACCTGCACGTGCAACTGGAAGGTGTGGATGATCGCGCCGACAAGACCATCGCAACGTTGACCTTCAGTGGCGTGTCGAAGACTTCGCGTTTCGACCAGGGTGAAGTGTTCAGCGAAAGCTGGAACATGGAACGTGCCCAAGGCGACAACCAGCCATGGCTGGTCGCCGGTATCCGCCAGAACGGCTGA
- a CDS encoding SMI1/KNR4 family protein produces the protein MEEIIEQLREANEPVPVPLELPDEDQLVEIEEQLFIDIPFVFREFLLTVSDVVYGSLEPVTVTDPQSHTYLPDVAANAWDAGVDRSMIPICQDGDDYYCVEEDGTVVLWSGEEELVTEETWESVWHWARDVWLES, from the coding sequence GTGGAAGAAATCATCGAACAATTGCGTGAAGCCAATGAACCGGTTCCGGTTCCTCTGGAGTTGCCTGACGAAGATCAATTGGTGGAAATCGAGGAACAGCTGTTCATCGACATCCCGTTTGTCTTTCGTGAATTCCTGCTGACCGTCAGCGATGTGGTGTACGGCAGCCTGGAGCCGGTGACCGTCACCGACCCGCAATCCCACACCTACCTGCCGGACGTGGCTGCCAACGCCTGGGATGCCGGTGTTGACCGCAGCATGATCCCGATCTGCCAGGACGGTGACGATTACTACTGCGTCGAAGAAGACGGCACCGTGGTGCTGTGGTCCGGCGAAGAAGAACTCGTCACCGAAGAGACCTGGGAATCGGTGTGGCACTGGGCGCGGGACGTCTGGCTGGAAAGCTGA